A single Endozoicomonas sp. NE40 DNA region contains:
- a CDS encoding ankyrin repeat domain-containing protein, which translates to MRCILLTISLFWCFSWITAFAHFPAKEELYELCHLDDQDEAERRLHEQLRCHNYEDGVNLFRWFTTAIDERPFSYPSFFFISSGNQRLTRLLINRMSDIINQPVLMPLHEPLLHTLINTDLFYSVSVGNLERVLFLLNQHPRQARILDHNRHSLLSYAVRHGHDDIIRSLWASLMPDFPDIDGNNLMHLAVQYNQTSTIRLLLSLGYPLNNRNRRGETPLFQSVLEGHEFATRQLLSQGANPDIADNTSQRPLQIAFARGHTNQVISLIEHQLAPIENALGRYMDIQTAETEAIAVNCLIGHSSADNTFTNGVYGHSLIRSPHRQNLLRLCQNLRSQAGQLAQALLLNQATQQSLFHDLQLRGPEHQNRLEEQRQQLQAFRERLQQVLQRLQNDLQRIRQNACNGQAR; encoded by the coding sequence ATGAGATGCATTCTGCTGACCATAAGTTTATTTTGGTGTTTTTCCTGGATCACCGCTTTCGCTCACTTTCCTGCAAAAGAAGAATTATATGAGTTATGCCATCTGGATGATCAGGATGAAGCTGAGCGCAGATTGCATGAGCAGTTGCGATGTCACAATTATGAAGATGGCGTCAATTTGTTTCGATGGTTTACAACCGCTATAGATGAGCGCCCATTCAGTTATCCTTCATTTTTTTTCATATCTTCAGGTAATCAACGGCTAACCCGTTTATTAATAAACAGGATGTCAGATATTATAAACCAGCCAGTTTTGATGCCTCTTCATGAGCCTTTGCTTCACACACTTATTAATACAGATTTGTTTTATTCTGTCAGTGTTGGAAACCTTGAAAGAGTGCTATTCCTTTTAAACCAGCATCCGCGCCAGGCACGTATTCTTGATCATAATCGTCACTCACTGTTGAGCTATGCAGTCAGGCATGGGCATGATGACATCATAAGAAGCCTCTGGGCGAGCCTGATGCCTGATTTTCCTGACATTGATGGAAATAACCTGATGCATCTGGCAGTACAATACAATCAAACTTCAACTATACGCCTGCTTTTGTCTTTAGGTTATCCGCTGAATAATAGAAATCGCAGAGGGGAAACACCTCTGTTCCAGAGCGTGCTTGAAGGTCATGAATTCGCCACAAGGCAGCTATTATCTCAGGGAGCAAATCCTGATATTGCAGACAATACCAGTCAACGACCATTACAGATCGCGTTTGCCAGAGGCCATACAAATCAAGTTATAAGTTTAATTGAACATCAGCTAGCACCTATAGAAAATGCCCTGGGAAGGTATATGGACATCCAGACAGCCGAAACTGAAGCTATCGCGGTTAATTGTTTGATAGGTCATAGTTCAGCGGACAATACCTTTACCAACGGCGTTTACGGCCACTCTCTTATCAGAAGCCCACACAGGCAAAACCTGTTAAGACTCTGTCAAAATCTGCGAAGTCAGGCAGGGCAGTTAGCTCAGGCACTTCTGCTTAACCAGGCAACACAACAAAGTTTATTTCATGACTTGCAGCTGCGCGGTCCTGAACACCAGAACCGGCTAGAGGAACAACGTCAGCAGTTGCAGGCTTTCAGGGAGCGTCTACAGCAGGTACTGCAACGCCTGCAAAACGATTTGCAACGAATCAGGCAAAATGCCTGCAATGGTCAGGCACGTTAA
- a CDS encoding heavy metal translocating P-type ATPase encodes MNQETISLSVPDMSCAGCVAKIEKALKSVDDVKDARVNLAEKTVEVDGLPDVVTLLKALEAIGKPGSLIDSEEDNRRQQEQRDQEQYRYLLKHGIFALAVSIPLMLSMFFIPMSVHTPQDQWLWGSVGMVTLGILVFSGRHFFNGLVESVRHGSATMDTLIALGTGTAWVYSMVVVLWPQWFPVAARHVYFEASAMIIGLINIGQAMELRAKGKTSSAIKRLLGLQAKTARIVREGEEIDVPVTAVRAGDIVRVRPGERIPVDGRVTSGTTLVDESMLTGEPLPVSKGVDDEVAAGTLNKNGSILFVAEKVGKDTALAHIIQLVKQAQNAKMPITRLTDQISAVFVPVVIVIAILSALVWYFLGPQPAVAHAFVVLTTVLIIACPCALGLATPMSVMAGVGRAAELGMLVRNGEALQKASQLTTVVVDKTGTVTEGAPAVTDILVTDGFSEEQLLVLAGSLESASEHPLAEAIVSAAKARSLTLSAPDNFAMKSGFGISGQVNGQNVLLGNAQWMTFNKLSHDSWQAEVDRLADEGKTPVLVSLEKQVVGILAIADPIRSDSKVAIERLKAAGIKVVMLTGDHRKTAEAVARQVGIDDVHAEVLPADKASHVKQLQEAGEKVGMTGDGINDAPALAQADVGFAMGCGTDVAIESADITLMRSSLHGLVDAVLLSRATLKNIRQNLFGAFIYNTLGIPVAAGVLYPLTGMLLNPVVAGAAMACSSVTVVTNANRLRKFK; translated from the coding sequence ATGAATCAGGAGACAATCAGCCTGTCTGTACCCGATATGAGTTGTGCAGGCTGTGTTGCAAAAATCGAAAAGGCCCTTAAATCCGTTGACGATGTGAAGGATGCCCGGGTCAATCTGGCGGAGAAAACTGTAGAAGTGGATGGTTTGCCAGATGTGGTCACACTGCTAAAGGCACTTGAAGCCATTGGTAAGCCAGGGTCGCTAATTGACAGCGAAGAAGACAATCGTCGTCAGCAGGAACAGCGTGACCAGGAACAGTACCGTTATCTTCTGAAGCATGGCATCTTTGCGCTGGCGGTCAGTATCCCGCTGATGCTGTCGATGTTTTTTATCCCAATGAGTGTTCATACCCCTCAGGATCAGTGGTTGTGGGGCAGTGTCGGTATGGTCACCCTGGGGATTCTGGTGTTCTCCGGACGCCATTTCTTTAATGGGCTGGTGGAGTCGGTTCGTCACGGTTCTGCCACCATGGATACGCTGATTGCACTGGGTACCGGGACAGCATGGGTCTACTCCATGGTGGTGGTACTCTGGCCTCAGTGGTTCCCAGTGGCGGCTCGACATGTGTATTTTGAAGCCTCTGCCATGATTATCGGTTTGATTAATATCGGTCAGGCAATGGAGCTTCGGGCAAAGGGTAAAACCAGCTCAGCGATTAAGCGGTTGTTGGGGCTTCAGGCAAAAACGGCTCGTATTGTCAGAGAGGGAGAAGAGATTGATGTGCCGGTGACGGCGGTCAGGGCTGGCGATATCGTTCGTGTTCGCCCAGGTGAGCGAATCCCCGTCGATGGTCGGGTAACCAGTGGTACAACGCTGGTGGATGAATCCATGCTGACAGGTGAGCCCCTGCCAGTCAGCAAAGGTGTTGATGATGAAGTGGCTGCAGGCACGCTGAACAAGAATGGTTCGATCCTGTTTGTGGCAGAAAAAGTCGGCAAAGACACGGCACTGGCGCATATCATTCAACTGGTGAAACAGGCACAGAATGCCAAAATGCCCATTACCCGGCTGACGGACCAGATTTCTGCGGTCTTTGTGCCAGTGGTTATTGTCATTGCTATTCTCTCAGCGCTGGTCTGGTACTTTCTTGGGCCACAGCCCGCCGTTGCTCACGCCTTTGTGGTACTGACCACCGTATTGATTATTGCCTGCCCCTGTGCGCTGGGTCTGGCGACCCCAATGTCAGTGATGGCCGGGGTTGGACGAGCCGCTGAGCTTGGCATGCTGGTTCGCAATGGTGAAGCCCTGCAGAAAGCCAGTCAGTTAACGACAGTGGTTGTCGATAAGACGGGTACGGTAACGGAAGGCGCTCCGGCAGTCACCGACATTCTGGTAACGGATGGTTTCAGTGAAGAACAGCTTCTGGTACTGGCTGGCAGCCTTGAATCTGCCTCCGAGCATCCACTGGCAGAAGCCATTGTTTCAGCCGCAAAGGCTCGTTCCCTGACGCTTTCTGCCCCTGATAACTTTGCAATGAAATCCGGCTTTGGTATTTCAGGACAGGTTAATGGTCAGAATGTTCTTCTGGGTAATGCACAGTGGATGACGTTCAATAAACTATCGCACGACAGCTGGCAGGCAGAGGTTGACCGCCTGGCTGACGAAGGAAAAACCCCTGTACTGGTTTCGCTGGAGAAACAGGTAGTGGGCATTCTGGCCATTGCCGACCCGATACGTTCCGACTCTAAAGTCGCGATTGAACGGTTAAAAGCTGCCGGTATAAAAGTGGTTATGCTGACCGGGGATCATCGAAAAACCGCTGAAGCTGTGGCAAGGCAGGTTGGCATTGATGACGTTCATGCTGAAGTGTTGCCAGCGGATAAAGCTTCTCATGTGAAGCAGCTACAGGAAGCTGGAGAAAAGGTGGGGATGACCGGTGATGGCATTAACGATGCGCCCGCGCTGGCACAGGCTGACGTTGGTTTTGCCATGGGTTGTGGCACCGATGTGGCTATTGAGTCAGCGGATATCACCTTGATGCGGTCTTCGCTGCACGGACTGGTTGATGCTGTATTACTGTCCAGAGCGACCCTGAAGAACATACGACAAAATCTGTTTGGAGCATTTATCTACAACACCCTGGGTATTCCTGTTGCGGCAGGTGTTCTCTATCCATTGACGGGTATGTTGCTCAACCCTGTGGTGGCGGGTGCAGCGATGGCCTGTTCATCGGTTACAGTTGTGACGAATGCCAATAGGTTGAGAAAATTCAAGTAA
- the cueR gene encoding Cu(I)-responsive transcriptional regulator, protein MNISKVASITGLTSKTIRYYESIGLIPAARRQENGYRDYSDQQVQELKFVQQARALGFCLDECRELLELNRNSQRRSADVKKIAGEKLADVESRIQQLEAMKSSLNRLIESCAGDDNPQCSILTALSD, encoded by the coding sequence ATGAACATTTCTAAAGTGGCTTCAATAACCGGCCTGACCAGTAAAACGATCCGATACTACGAAAGCATTGGCCTTATTCCTGCTGCCCGGCGGCAGGAAAATGGCTACCGGGATTATTCTGACCAACAGGTCCAGGAGCTGAAGTTTGTACAGCAGGCAAGAGCACTGGGTTTCTGTCTGGATGAGTGTCGGGAGTTGCTGGAATTAAACCGGAACAGCCAGCGTCGCAGCGCCGATGTTAAAAAAATCGCCGGAGAAAAACTGGCGGATGTCGAGTCCAGAATTCAACAGCTTGAAGCCATGAAGTCCAGCCTGAACCGGCTAATCGAGAGTTGCGCCGGTGATGATAACCCTCAATGCAGTATTCTGACAGCGCTGTCGGATTAA
- a CDS encoding GNAT family N-acetyltransferase: protein MKIVTATEADRTIIFSMLAKSFAEDPYVSWLYPDKDLRMSIWPRVMEAIGGKAIGCRTTYMTADGSGAILWLPPGVEPDLEKKIQIFQASIPPSRLEAVREMDRQYFNLKPPSSPWVLSIIAVDPDHQQQGIGSALMEYSLKQIGDQAKELFVLSCNPRNISFYQRSGFELLGRIQADDAPPMHPLLRINH, encoded by the coding sequence ATGAAAATAGTCACAGCAACTGAAGCGGATCGTACCATTATTTTCAGTATGTTGGCTAAGTCCTTTGCTGAAGATCCTTATGTTTCCTGGCTCTATCCAGACAAAGACCTGCGCATGAGCATCTGGCCCCGGGTCATGGAAGCCATTGGGGGCAAAGCGATCGGCTGCAGAACCACTTATATGACCGCCGATGGCAGCGGCGCAATACTCTGGCTACCACCCGGTGTCGAACCCGACCTTGAGAAAAAGATCCAAATCTTTCAGGCCAGCATCCCCCCCTCCCGGCTTGAAGCAGTCAGGGAAATGGATCGGCAGTATTTCAACCTGAAACCCCCATCATCCCCCTGGGTACTGTCCATCATTGCTGTCGACCCTGATCATCAGCAACAGGGCATCGGTTCAGCCCTTATGGAGTACTCATTGAAGCAGATCGGAGATCAGGCGAAAGAGTTGTTTGTGCTGTCCTGCAACCCCAGAAATATCAGCTTTTACCAGCGTTCCGGTTTTGAGCTGCTGGGCAGGATTCAGGCCGATGATGCTCCCCCCATGCACCCGTTGCTGCGGATTAATCATTAA
- a CDS encoding NAD-dependent succinate-semialdehyde dehydrogenase, translating to MALQLRDTGLLREQAYINGQWVSVEASGVEPIPVINPATGEVIAHVPRLGEAETVKAVEAAEQAMVSWRRKTAKERAVLLRRWHDLMLEHQDDLATLMTAEQGKPLPQAKGEVVYGASYLEWFAEEGKRAYGDIVPAHGSDKRILVTKEPVGVVAAITPWNFPSAMIARKAAPALAAGCTIVIKPAEVTPLSALALAELAERAGIPEGVVNVITGKASAIGSVMTSHPSVRKLSFTGSTPIGKLLIKQCADTVKKVSMELGGNAPFIVFDDADIDKAVEGAIVSKYRNSGQTCVCANRLFVQAGVYDEFIEKFAAKVRELSVGNCLVEDFDQGPLIDRAAVEKTDEHVQDAVSKNGRLVCGGRKHAAGDLFYTPTVIADATPEMQCYKEETFGPLAPVFRFNDEDDVIRMANDTEYGLASYFYANDLRRVFRVAEALEYGMVAVNDGILSTELAPFGGVKESGMGREGSRYGIDDYLEIKYVLLGGM from the coding sequence ATGGCACTACAACTGAGAGATACTGGATTATTGCGGGAACAGGCGTACATCAACGGGCAATGGGTGTCTGTTGAGGCGAGTGGTGTTGAGCCTATTCCGGTGATTAACCCTGCGACTGGAGAAGTTATTGCCCACGTACCCAGACTGGGAGAAGCCGAGACCGTTAAAGCGGTCGAAGCCGCAGAGCAGGCAATGGTTTCCTGGCGACGTAAGACGGCTAAAGAACGGGCTGTACTGCTAAGGCGCTGGCACGATTTAATGCTGGAACATCAGGACGATCTGGCAACGCTGATGACCGCTGAACAGGGCAAACCCCTGCCACAGGCAAAAGGCGAAGTGGTGTATGGAGCGTCTTATCTTGAGTGGTTTGCGGAAGAAGGCAAGCGGGCTTATGGCGATATTGTACCTGCCCATGGCAGTGACAAGCGCATCCTGGTGACCAAGGAGCCTGTTGGGGTGGTTGCTGCTATTACACCGTGGAATTTTCCTTCGGCCATGATTGCCCGGAAGGCCGCACCTGCCCTGGCTGCTGGTTGTACGATTGTTATAAAACCAGCAGAAGTCACGCCACTTTCTGCTCTGGCTCTGGCAGAACTTGCCGAGCGGGCTGGTATTCCGGAGGGTGTCGTCAATGTGATTACCGGTAAAGCCTCTGCCATTGGTAGTGTAATGACGTCTCATCCATCGGTTCGCAAACTCTCCTTTACCGGTTCCACGCCGATTGGCAAATTACTGATCAAACAGTGTGCTGACACGGTTAAGAAAGTCTCCATGGAACTGGGAGGTAATGCGCCTTTTATTGTGTTTGATGATGCGGATATTGATAAGGCTGTAGAAGGTGCCATTGTCAGCAAGTATCGAAACTCCGGACAAACCTGTGTGTGCGCCAACCGGTTGTTTGTTCAGGCAGGCGTTTATGATGAGTTCATAGAAAAATTTGCTGCAAAGGTAAGAGAGCTGTCTGTAGGTAACTGTCTGGTCGAAGATTTTGATCAGGGACCATTAATTGACCGTGCAGCGGTTGAAAAAACCGATGAACACGTTCAGGACGCGGTCAGCAAAAATGGACGACTGGTGTGCGGCGGCAGAAAACACGCTGCTGGTGATCTGTTCTATACCCCGACAGTGATTGCTGACGCAACGCCCGAAATGCAGTGTTATAAGGAAGAAACCTTTGGGCCTCTGGCACCGGTATTCCGCTTTAACGATGAAGACGACGTTATTCGTATGGCGAATGATACCGAATACGGTCTGGCTTCCTATTTTTATGCCAACGATTTACGTCGTGTATTCCGGGTAGCTGAAGCTCTGGAGTACGGTATGGTGGCGGTTAATGACGGTATTCTGTCAACCGAGCTGGCACCCTTTGGCGGTGTAAAAGAGTCCGGAATGGGACGTGAAGGCTCTCGTTATGGCATTGATGACTATCTGGAGATCAAATACGTTCTGTTGGGGGGCATGTAG
- a CDS encoding MFS transporter: MPANVRTLFFAQAFAMCATPLMIFSAALATHGFAPSQEWTTLPVAVLVIGMAMSVYPAAHLAARWGRKRLFLTAMLCGVCFSMLAMWSLVQASFWLFVLASGGLGAVGAVSQQFRFAAMESVQAQQRPLAASRILVAGLVSAWLGPELVIFGQHWFSGVFEGAFVLLGGLFLLAFFILSIGYQNTRNPGGKSGSGSGSIKELLERRGFLVAAFSGAVAYCVMGLIMTATPISMNQINEFSLTQTKWVIQSHIMAMFIPSLFAGWLVQRLGHKRMIVLGLAAYLFCVVLGVMDQSFMHYWWALVLLGVGWNFLFVAGTSLLPDMHSESETAKAQGLNDFLIFGCQSVAALTSGLLLHAIGWVGLLLVTVPLCVAMLGLVLSWNQKISDTELA; encoded by the coding sequence ATGCCAGCCAATGTAAGAACACTGTTCTTTGCCCAGGCATTTGCCATGTGTGCCACACCATTGATGATTTTTTCGGCAGCTCTCGCAACTCATGGTTTTGCACCGTCACAGGAATGGACAACGCTGCCTGTTGCCGTACTGGTGATTGGCATGGCGATGTCTGTTTACCCTGCTGCTCACCTTGCTGCCCGCTGGGGGCGAAAGAGGCTGTTTTTAACAGCCATGCTTTGCGGTGTCTGCTTCTCAATGCTGGCAATGTGGTCTCTGGTTCAGGCATCGTTCTGGCTTTTTGTGCTGGCCAGTGGTGGGCTGGGGGCTGTTGGGGCGGTTTCGCAACAGTTCCGTTTTGCAGCAATGGAAAGTGTACAGGCGCAGCAGAGACCGTTAGCGGCTTCGAGGATTCTGGTGGCAGGGCTTGTTTCCGCCTGGCTTGGGCCTGAACTGGTGATCTTTGGACAGCACTGGTTTTCGGGCGTTTTTGAAGGCGCATTCGTTCTGTTGGGCGGATTGTTTTTGCTGGCGTTTTTCATACTCTCCATCGGCTACCAGAATACCCGCAACCCGGGTGGGAAATCGGGCTCAGGGTCCGGCAGCATAAAGGAACTGCTGGAACGGAGAGGCTTTCTGGTGGCAGCTTTCAGTGGCGCTGTCGCTTATTGTGTGATGGGACTGATTATGACGGCTACCCCCATAAGCATGAATCAGATAAATGAATTTTCTCTGACGCAAACCAAGTGGGTAATTCAGAGCCACATTATGGCAATGTTTATTCCGTCCTTGTTTGCAGGCTGGCTGGTGCAGCGGCTGGGTCATAAGCGCATGATTGTACTTGGGCTGGCTGCTTATCTGTTTTGTGTCGTCCTTGGTGTCATGGATCAGTCGTTTATGCATTACTGGTGGGCTCTGGTATTGCTGGGTGTTGGCTGGAACTTCCTGTTTGTGGCAGGTACATCCCTGTTGCCCGACATGCACTCAGAGTCAGAAACGGCAAAAGCCCAGGGGCTGAATGATTTTTTGATTTTTGGTTGCCAGTCCGTGGCGGCTCTGACATCTGGCCTGCTGTTGCATGCCATTGGCTGGGTTGGCCTGCTGTTGGTAACAGTGCCTTTGTGTGTGGCAATGCTTGGCCTGGTTCTGAGTTGGAATCAAAAAATCAGTGACACTGAATTAGCCTAA
- a CDS encoding nuclear transport factor 2 family protein, with the protein MSHHVLAEVLTASKQWVKHFNQGDADYCVSAYLPDAVMQADPMGEYVGKDNIDNFWRPFILSGASDLHYTDIWLKQVSDEKVHLGASWSMNVGKGVITLEEWVKNDAGVWKLSQDFFEIQEQY; encoded by the coding sequence ATGAGTCACCATGTGCTAGCTGAAGTTCTGACTGCCAGCAAACAATGGGTCAAGCACTTTAACCAGGGAGATGCCGACTATTGCGTTTCCGCTTATTTGCCTGATGCGGTCATGCAGGCTGATCCAATGGGAGAATATGTCGGCAAAGACAATATAGACAACTTCTGGCGTCCATTTATTCTGTCCGGAGCGTCTGATTTGCATTATACGGACATCTGGTTGAAACAGGTCAGCGATGAAAAGGTTCATCTGGGAGCGAGCTGGTCTATGAATGTGGGCAAAGGCGTCATCACACTGGAGGAATGGGTGAAAAACGACGCTGGTGTATGGAAATTGTCGCAGGACTTTTTTGAAATACAGGAACAGTATTAA
- a CDS encoding DUF2062 domain-containing protein — MNSFVRERIVSPIKALLNQGLNPDSLALCLAIGFVLGFFPVFGVTTLLCALTAAALRLNQVAIQVANYCGYPLQFILFIPFIRLGEYLFGLERISVNPADIFMLTKSNFSLFLELYGLAIAAACAAWVLVAVPVVILLWKGFAILLKAKMKTV; from the coding sequence TTGAATTCTTTTGTTCGGGAGCGAATCGTCTCTCCCATAAAAGCTTTACTGAACCAGGGGTTGAATCCGGACTCTCTGGCGTTGTGCCTTGCAATCGGCTTTGTGCTGGGCTTCTTTCCTGTGTTTGGCGTCACCACCCTGCTCTGCGCACTGACTGCCGCGGCTCTGCGACTGAATCAGGTCGCCATACAGGTTGCCAACTACTGCGGTTATCCATTGCAGTTTATTCTGTTTATTCCGTTTATACGGCTCGGGGAGTATCTGTTCGGACTGGAACGTATTTCCGTAAATCCTGCCGATATTTTTATGCTGACAAAAAGCAATTTTAGTCTGTTTCTTGAACTTTATGGTCTGGCCATCGCAGCCGCCTGTGCAGCCTGGGTGCTTGTGGCAGTACCAGTGGTGATACTGTTATGGAAGGGGTTTGCCATTCTGCTGAAAGCAAAGATGAAAACAGTTTAA
- the rmuC gene encoding DNA recombination protein RmuC — MSSTTVIVAAIVAVLSSLLSWLVARQKNVRMQAELETLLSSEQDRVAERDQRIRQGEDDRVRLLERIEVERENRSEAEQAVRELRTRLEVQQQHHDKTIKELEDNRETQKQAFHHIASEILEAKGKLFSQQHQERLDTLLKPFKEQLGDFRNKVEQAQQADMEGRAALKQQLETLHSLNQRITDEAGNLARALKGDKKLQGNWGELQVEKILESSGLIKGEEYEREANFKDDEGQNKRPDFVVYLPEGKHLIIDSKVSLVDYMAYVNAEDDDERQSALSRHILSIRNHIKGLGDKDYPNLAGVKTPDFVFMFMPVEPAFIAAFQHDQKLFNDAFEQNIVVVTPTTLLATLRTVANLWTIERQNANARKLADRAGLVYDKLRVFVEKMEKLDTQLTTARNTYDEAMNTLKQGRGNLISQTNEFVSLGVRVKKEFSRQTLDTSDLSQLPESKTK; from the coding sequence ATGTCCTCAACCACAGTGATCGTGGCGGCTATTGTTGCAGTATTGTCCTCTTTATTGAGCTGGCTGGTGGCACGGCAAAAAAACGTACGGATGCAGGCCGAGCTGGAAACCCTGTTAAGCAGTGAGCAGGATCGGGTGGCTGAGCGTGACCAGCGTATCCGGCAGGGTGAAGACGACCGGGTTCGTTTACTGGAACGCATTGAGGTGGAACGCGAGAATCGCAGTGAGGCTGAACAGGCTGTAAGGGAATTAAGAACACGTCTGGAAGTGCAGCAACAGCATCATGATAAAACGATAAAAGAACTGGAAGATAACCGCGAAACCCAGAAGCAGGCGTTTCATCATATTGCCAGTGAAATTCTGGAAGCCAAAGGCAAACTGTTTTCCCAGCAGCATCAGGAACGTCTGGATACATTACTCAAACCTTTTAAAGAACAGCTGGGCGACTTTCGAAATAAAGTGGAGCAGGCTCAACAGGCTGATATGGAAGGCAGGGCAGCCTTAAAGCAGCAACTCGAAACCCTGCACAGCCTGAATCAGCGAATTACAGATGAAGCCGGTAACCTTGCCAGAGCCCTTAAAGGTGATAAGAAGCTACAGGGCAACTGGGGGGAACTTCAGGTTGAAAAAATCCTTGAAAGCAGTGGCTTGATTAAAGGGGAAGAGTACGAGCGGGAAGCTAACTTCAAGGACGATGAAGGTCAGAATAAACGACCAGATTTTGTTGTTTATCTGCCAGAGGGAAAACATCTGATTATCGACTCTAAAGTGTCGCTGGTGGACTACATGGCTTACGTGAATGCAGAGGATGATGATGAAAGGCAGTCGGCCCTGTCGCGGCATATCCTCAGTATTCGTAATCATATTAAAGGCCTGGGCGATAAAGACTATCCAAACCTTGCAGGCGTAAAAACACCAGACTTTGTTTTTATGTTTATGCCCGTAGAGCCTGCCTTTATTGCCGCTTTCCAGCATGACCAGAAGCTGTTTAACGATGCTTTTGAACAGAATATTGTGGTTGTGACGCCCACCACACTGCTTGCCACCCTCAGAACCGTTGCCAACCTGTGGACCATTGAACGACAAAATGCCAATGCCAGAAAGCTGGCCGATCGTGCCGGTCTGGTTTACGACAAGTTGCGGGTATTTGTTGAGAAGATGGAAAAACTCGACACTCAGCTGACAACGGCAAGAAATACTTATGATGAAGCCATGAACACCCTCAAACAGGGGCGTGGCAACCTGATTTCACAAACGAATGAATTTGTTTCGCTCGGTGTCAGGGTGAAAAAAGAGTTTTCCAGACAAACACTGGATACATCCGACTTATCTCAGCTGCCTGAAAGTAAGACCAAATGA
- a CDS encoding SDR family oxidoreductase — translation MKNVLITGCSSGIGRALAKEFASQGWQVWATARKRDTLSDLESSDIRIETLDVTCDDQVRELVASMEVAGGIDVLVNNAGYGAMGAVIEMPESEVRMQFETNVFAPLKLIQAVTPAMVSRKSGTIINIGSVSGQVVTPFSGTYCASKAAFNAFSDTLRMELKPFGIDVMSVKPGAIRSRFADNARQALARALPGHSFYKPIEDALWKRAGASQDNPTPAEKVARVIVGRVKAGKASGSVKIGNGSRSLPFLQRLLPERIFEAVLSRAFHLNRLK, via the coding sequence ATGAAGAATGTTTTAATTACCGGTTGTTCGTCAGGTATTGGCAGAGCCCTGGCGAAAGAGTTCGCCAGTCAGGGCTGGCAGGTCTGGGCGACAGCAAGAAAGAGAGACACCTTATCAGACCTTGAATCATCAGATATTCGGATTGAGACTCTGGATGTCACCTGTGATGATCAGGTCAGGGAACTGGTCGCCAGTATGGAAGTGGCTGGTGGAATTGATGTGCTGGTAAATAATGCCGGTTATGGTGCCATGGGGGCGGTCATTGAGATGCCTGAGTCGGAAGTAAGGATGCAGTTTGAAACCAATGTTTTTGCACCACTTAAACTGATTCAGGCAGTTACACCAGCCATGGTTTCAAGAAAGTCTGGCACCATCATCAATATAGGTAGTGTATCCGGCCAGGTGGTGACACCTTTCTCAGGAACTTACTGTGCTTCAAAAGCGGCCTTTAATGCTTTTTCTGACACGTTACGCATGGAGCTCAAGCCTTTTGGTATTGACGTGATGAGTGTAAAGCCCGGAGCCATTCGTTCCCGTTTTGCCGATAATGCCAGGCAAGCACTGGCACGAGCCCTGCCTGGCCACTCTTTTTATAAGCCCATCGAAGATGCTTTATGGAAACGGGCTGGCGCTTCCCAGGACAACCCTACCCCGGCTGAAAAGGTGGCCCGTGTCATTGTCGGGCGGGTAAAAGCCGGTAAAGCATCCGGCTCAGTCAAAATAGGGAATGGCAGTCGAAGTCTGCCGTTTTTACAGCGACTGCTGCCAGAGCGTATATTTGAGGCAGTTCTGTCTCGCGCCTTCCATCTTAACCGATTGAAGTAG